A single window of Desulfovibrio psychrotolerans DNA harbors:
- a CDS encoding glycyl-radical enzyme activating protein: MTGPCPARTGGTIFAIKRYAIHDGPNLRTCVFLKGCPLRCVWCHNPEGMDHPAVMVTMPERCVGCGACIAACPGNALRMTASGPARDHAACSLCTTCEQVCPALAHEATGNEQSVEQVLEAIEKDRPFYDCSEGGVTFSGGEPLAQPGFLLELLRACGRRGIHRAVDTSAFAETSLLLHIAKETDLFLIDIKHMDDATHRRFTGVSNKRILTNITTLAEYGHPLRLRLPLIPGINDDDANLRATGAFIAALSERTPDATPGTRSVDVLPYHSAAKAKYAKLGKAYPGSDIPPSDPQRVRHAVDILRQFGLTVHTGG, from the coding sequence ATGACAGGACCCTGCCCCGCCCGCACCGGCGGCACCATATTCGCCATAAAACGCTACGCCATTCACGACGGGCCGAATCTGCGCACCTGCGTGTTTCTCAAGGGCTGCCCCCTGCGTTGCGTATGGTGCCACAATCCGGAAGGCATGGACCACCCCGCCGTCATGGTCACCATGCCGGAACGGTGCGTGGGTTGCGGGGCGTGCATCGCCGCCTGTCCGGGCAACGCCCTGCGCATGACCGCGTCAGGCCCCGCAAGGGACCATGCCGCGTGCAGCCTGTGCACCACCTGCGAGCAGGTCTGCCCCGCCCTTGCGCACGAGGCAACAGGCAACGAACAGTCCGTGGAACAGGTGCTGGAAGCCATAGAAAAGGACCGCCCTTTCTACGACTGCTCTGAGGGCGGCGTCACCTTTTCCGGCGGAGAACCGCTGGCCCAACCCGGCTTTCTGCTGGAACTCCTGCGCGCCTGCGGCAGACGCGGCATCCACCGCGCCGTGGATACCAGTGCCTTTGCGGAGACCTCCCTGCTGCTCCATATCGCCAAAGAGACAGACCTCTTCCTCATAGACATCAAGCATATGGATGATGCCACGCACAGACGGTTCACGGGCGTTTCCAACAAGCGCATCCTGACCAACATCACCACCCTTGCGGAATACGGGCACCCCCTGCGGCTGCGTCTCCCCCTTATTCCCGGCATAAACGATGACGATGCCAACCTGCGTGCCACAGGCGCGTTCATCGCCGCGCTGTCCGAGAGAACGCCTGACGCAACGCCCGGCACCCGTTCCGTAGACGTGCTCCCTTATCACAGCGCGGCAAAAGCCAAGTACGCCAAGCTGGGCAAGGCCTATCCCGGCTCAGACATTCCCCCGTCCGACCCGCAACGGGTGCGGCACGCGGTAGACATTCTCAGGCAATTCGGACTCACAGTGCATACCGGAGGCTGA
- a CDS encoding DMT family protein, giving the protein MDSVALRTVGLLLLSNIFMTFAWYAHLKNMAGRAWYVAALASWGIAFFEYMIQVPANRIGYGTFTLPQLKIMQEVLALAVFAPFSIWYMDQPLKLDYLWASLCLLGAVYFIFRS; this is encoded by the coding sequence ATGGACTCCGTTGCACTGCGCACCGTCGGTCTTCTCCTGCTCTCCAACATTTTTATGACCTTCGCATGGTATGCCCACCTCAAAAACATGGCAGGCCGGGCATGGTATGTGGCAGCCCTGGCCAGTTGGGGCATAGCCTTCTTCGAGTACATGATTCAGGTCCCGGCAAACCGCATCGGCTACGGCACCTTCACCCTGCCGCAGCTTAAAATCATGCAGGAAGTGCTTGCTCTGGCCGTGTTCGCGCCCTTTTCCATCTGGTACATGGATCAGCCCCTCAAGCTGGACTACCTGTGGGCCAGCCTGTGCCTGCTCGGGGCCGTGTACTTCATCTTCCGGTCCTGA
- a CDS encoding ATP-dependent helicase gives MIDFKKELNPAQYEAAMTLEGPVLCIAGAGSGKTRTIVYRLANMVEQGVPAYEILLLTFTRKASQEMLHRAETLLGRGIGAVSGGTFHAFAYSVLRQHPPAGRENGLSIMDAADAAEALKYCKDLLGAGKGDKSFPKTATVMGMLSKSRNKERDIGDILQREAFHLAAYRNDIEAIAQSYAAYKQEHGLLDYDDLLFELEHLLSTRADLLEFYRQRFRYIMVDEYQDTNLVQSRLVQLLAGGHRNVMAVGDDAQSIYAFRGANVQNILQFPNMFPGTKLIKLEENYRSVQPVLNLTNAILEDAPAAFHKSLFTSRTGGSLPQLVKPLSDLTQANLVVNKIAELRSLYQPGEIAVLFRAGYQSYHVEMQLGKAGIPFRKYGGLKYSDAAHVKDVMSYVRLMLNPLDLPAFQRLAANVKGIGPKTGLKIYEASRMQNVAELDKALKKYPNFRKDLELVDTLRRQRLQPAEVLEEVLEHYRPRLMALYPDDYPRREHGLDQLVQIAATYRELDLFVSDLSLEDPNPEAAQAENHITLSTVHSAKGLEWDAVLIIDLVEERFPSKQALQKAEDLEEERRLMYVACTRAREYLGLFVPSSIYSRGGGGNEPASPSPFVRDLPVHLYEEWKENYTGGLARREYPQQRTMRLGSCAPQAPDAAMPASAATAMQKRSTFADAASASGMQTDEDGIPFATADDCIPKPASPSPRRLGFCTHKIFGRGKLVQHVPPDKYRVNFPGFGLKVIMEAYLQMED, from the coding sequence ATGATTGATTTTAAAAAGGAACTGAACCCCGCCCAATACGAAGCGGCCATGACTCTCGAAGGCCCCGTCCTGTGCATCGCAGGCGCAGGCTCGGGCAAGACCAGAACCATTGTCTACCGTCTGGCCAACATGGTGGAACAGGGCGTTCCGGCCTACGAAATACTGCTGCTCACCTTCACCCGCAAGGCATCGCAAGAGATGCTGCACCGCGCAGAAACCCTTCTCGGGCGCGGCATAGGGGCGGTTTCCGGCGGCACCTTCCACGCGTTCGCCTACTCCGTGCTGCGCCAGCACCCCCCGGCGGGACGCGAAAACGGTCTTTCCATCATGGACGCGGCAGACGCCGCAGAAGCCCTCAAATACTGCAAAGACCTGCTCGGCGCGGGCAAGGGCGACAAGTCCTTCCCCAAAACCGCCACCGTCATGGGCATGCTCTCCAAGTCCCGCAACAAGGAACGCGACATAGGCGATATCCTGCAACGCGAGGCCTTTCACCTTGCCGCCTACCGGAACGACATAGAAGCCATTGCGCAGAGCTACGCCGCCTACAAACAGGAACATGGCCTGCTGGATTACGACGACCTGCTCTTTGAACTGGAACACCTGCTCTCCACCCGCGCCGACCTGCTGGAATTCTACCGCCAGCGGTTCCGCTACATCATGGTGGACGAGTATCAGGATACCAACCTCGTCCAGTCCCGGCTGGTGCAGCTTCTGGCGGGCGGTCACCGCAACGTCATGGCCGTGGGTGACGATGCCCAGTCCATCTACGCCTTCCGGGGGGCCAATGTGCAGAACATCCTGCAGTTCCCCAACATGTTTCCCGGAACAAAACTCATCAAGCTGGAAGAGAACTACCGCTCCGTCCAGCCCGTGCTCAACCTCACCAACGCCATTCTGGAAGATGCCCCGGCAGCCTTCCACAAATCCCTGTTCACCAGCCGCACCGGCGGCTCGCTGCCGCAACTGGTCAAACCCCTCTCCGACCTCACGCAGGCCAATCTGGTGGTGAACAAGATAGCGGAACTGCGCAGCCTCTACCAACCGGGCGAAATCGCCGTGCTGTTCCGGGCGGGCTACCAGTCCTACCATGTGGAAATGCAGCTCGGCAAAGCGGGTATACCGTTCAGAAAATACGGCGGCCTCAAATACTCAGACGCCGCGCACGTCAAAGATGTCATGAGCTACGTACGCCTCATGCTCAACCCGCTGGACCTGCCCGCCTTTCAGCGGCTGGCTGCCAACGTCAAGGGCATAGGCCCCAAGACGGGCCTGAAGATATACGAGGCCTCGCGCATGCAGAACGTGGCGGAACTGGATAAGGCCCTCAAAAAGTATCCGAATTTCCGTAAGGATCTGGAACTGGTAGACACCCTGCGCCGCCAGCGGCTGCAACCGGCCGAGGTACTGGAAGAGGTGCTGGAACACTACCGCCCCCGGCTCATGGCCCTCTACCCGGACGACTACCCACGCCGGGAACACGGGCTGGACCAACTGGTGCAGATTGCCGCCACCTACCGCGAACTGGACCTCTTCGTCTCCGACCTGTCGCTGGAAGACCCCAACCCGGAAGCGGCGCAGGCCGAGAACCATATCACCCTCTCCACCGTGCATTCCGCCAAGGGGCTGGAATGGGACGCCGTGCTCATCATCGACCTTGTGGAAGAACGCTTCCCCTCCAAACAGGCCCTGCAAAAAGCCGAGGACCTTGAAGAAGAAAGAAGGCTCATGTACGTGGCCTGCACCCGTGCCCGCGAATATCTGGGCCTGTTCGTTCCGTCCTCTATCTACAGCCGTGGTGGCGGCGGCAACGAACCGGCCAGCCCCAGCCCCTTTGTGCGCGACCTGCCCGTGCACCTCTATGAGGAATGGAAGGAGAACTACACCGGCGGCCTTGCCCGCCGCGAATACCCGCAGCAGCGGACCATGCGCCTCGGTTCCTGCGCCCCGCAAGCCCCGGACGCAGCCATGCCTGCTTCGGCTGCCACCGCCATGCAGAAGCGCAGCACTTTCGCAGATGCCGCTTCGGCTTCAGGCATGCAAACGGACGAAGACGGCATCCCCTTTGCCACGGCAGACGACTGCATACCTAAACCCGCCAGCCCCAGCCCCCGCCGGCTGGGCTTCTGCACGCACAAGATTTTCGGACGCGGCAAGCTTGTGCAGCACGTCCCGCCGGATAAATACCGGGTAAACTTCCCCGGCTTCGGCCTCAAGGTCATCATGGAAGCCTATTTGCAGATGGAAGACTGA
- a CDS encoding alkaline phosphatase family protein, producing the protein MSSSSSPFPQQSSPPHAPSSGRQNAPGRLVVLGLDGLPLSLARTLAATGRFPALARLTEKARAIRAELPELSPVNWTSFFTATGPEEHGIFGFTRIHARTYEMALCSLEHVQTPTIFDRLGAAGLTARVVNLPNTYPARPLRGMMVSGFVAHDLSRAVFPPMLAGALRQRGYLLEADTTRAADNPLALLEELRKTLASRRAALDLLWPDLAWNLFVLVLTETDRLFHFLFDAVNDPAHALHQQCLSLLMEWDSTIAALLERFDALPDPKRLIVLADHGFTHLITEVDLNAFLRAEGLLHTALPPEASDELDASGILPSTRAFALDPGRIYLHTAARFARGQVSADNAAPLRERIRQALLSLRHNGTPVLAAVHDAASLYPGPMQPFAPDLVCEPNPGFDLKAKFNRRDVFSLHGRTGTHTVHDVFFYDSTPPDMQQPNSEPNMRPNMRPDMQPDSGPTFGPAMQAERVRDVGRLVLHHFGLAAAEPAAEKTAPAAPAPSSPATVR; encoded by the coding sequence ATGTCATCCTCCTCTTCACCGTTTCCGCAGCAATCCTCCCCTCCGCACGCGCCCTCCTCCGGCAGGCAGAACGCCCCCGGCCGCCTTGTCGTGCTCGGGCTGGACGGGCTCCCCCTCTCCCTTGCCCGCACTCTCGCCGCCACGGGCCGTTTTCCCGCCCTTGCGCGGCTCACGGAAAAGGCCCGCGCCATCCGCGCAGAACTGCCGGAACTCTCTCCCGTCAACTGGACCAGCTTCTTCACCGCCACCGGGCCGGAAGAGCACGGCATATTCGGCTTCACCCGCATCCACGCCCGCACCTACGAAATGGCCCTGTGCAGTCTGGAGCACGTGCAAACCCCCACCATCTTCGACAGGCTGGGAGCCGCCGGACTGACTGCGCGCGTCGTCAACCTGCCGAACACCTACCCCGCCCGTCCCCTGAGGGGCATGATGGTTTCCGGCTTCGTTGCGCACGATCTTTCCCGCGCCGTGTTCCCGCCCATGCTGGCGGGTGCCCTGCGCCAGCGCGGCTACCTGCTGGAGGCAGATACCACCCGCGCCGCAGACAACCCGCTTGCGTTGCTGGAAGAACTGCGCAAAACCCTCGCCTCGCGCCGCGCCGCGCTGGACCTGCTGTGGCCCGACCTCGCGTGGAACCTTTTCGTGCTGGTGCTTACAGAAACGGACCGCCTGTTCCACTTCCTGTTCGATGCCGTCAACGACCCCGCCCATGCGTTGCATCAGCAGTGCCTCTCCCTGCTCATGGAATGGGACAGCACCATCGCCGCCCTGCTGGAACGGTTCGATGCCCTGCCGGACCCCAAACGGCTGATCGTCCTCGCAGACCACGGCTTCACTCACCTGATAACCGAGGTGGACCTGAACGCCTTTCTCCGCGCAGAAGGACTGCTGCACACCGCCCTGCCGCCGGAAGCCAGCGACGAACTGGACGCCTCCGGCATCCTGCCCTCCACCCGCGCCTTTGCGCTGGACCCCGGACGCATCTACCTGCATACCGCCGCCCGCTTCGCACGCGGGCAGGTTTCCGCAGACAATGCCGCCCCCCTGCGCGAACGCATCCGTCAGGCACTGCTGTCTCTGCGGCACAATGGCACCCCCGTCCTCGCCGCCGTGCACGATGCCGCAAGCCTCTACCCCGGCCCCATGCAGCCGTTCGCACCCGATCTGGTCTGCGAGCCGAACCCCGGCTTCGACCTGAAGGCCAAATTCAACCGGCGCGATGTCTTCAGCCTGCACGGACGCACCGGAACCCACACGGTGCACGATGTCTTCTTTTATGATAGCACTCCACCAGACATGCAGCAGCCAAACAGTGAGCCAAATATGCGGCCAAATATGCGGCCTGACATGCAGCCTGACAGTGGACCAACCTTTGGACCAGCCATGCAGGCAGAACGGGTGCGCGATGTGGGCCGTCTGGTGCTGCACCACTTCGGCCTTGCCGCCGCAGAACCGGCTGCTGAAAAAACAGCCCCAGCAGCACCTGCGCCCTCCTCTCCCGCCACGGTGCGCTGA
- the cas2e gene encoding type I-E CRISPR-associated endoribonuclease Cas2e: MTVIVVENVPPRLRGRLAVWMLEIRAGVYVGSFSVKVREMVWKNVEVGIGEGNAVMVWRAQTESGFDFLTLGANRRHPVDFDGTPLVSFFPSPEIIGL; this comes from the coding sequence ATGACGGTCATCGTGGTTGAAAACGTGCCTCCCCGTCTGCGCGGGCGTTTAGCCGTTTGGATGCTGGAAATCAGGGCCGGAGTCTACGTGGGGTCATTTTCTGTCAAGGTCCGCGAAATGGTCTGGAAGAACGTAGAAGTGGGCATTGGAGAAGGAAATGCCGTCATGGTGTGGCGGGCACAGACCGAATCCGGCTTCGACTTCCTTACACTGGGAGCAAACAGACGCCATCCTGTTGATTTTGATGGAACTCCTCTGGTTTCATTCTTTCCTTCTCCAGAAATAATTGGCCTGTAA
- the cas1e gene encoding type I-E CRISPR-associated endonuclease Cas1e, with product MTMLPALKPIPIKERLSMIFLEKGNLDVLDGAFVLVDATGVRTHIPVGSVACILLEPGTRVSHAAVVLAARAGTLLVWTGEAGVRLYASGQPGGARSDKLLYQAKLALDETARLKVVRRMYAMRFQEQAPEKRSVDQLRGLEGARVRALYTLFAKQYRVPWKGRKYDPKDWDSGDVPNRCVSAATACLYGVCEAGILAAGYAPAIGFLHTGKPQSFVYDVADLFKFETVVPLAFRIAAEKPDKPDQAVRLACRDMFRKTKLLQRIIPTIEEVLAAGEITPPKIEGVVAPAILDEEGIGDDGHRG from the coding sequence ATGACCATGCTGCCCGCCCTGAAACCCATACCCATCAAGGAAAGGTTATCCATGATCTTTCTGGAAAAGGGCAATCTGGACGTGCTGGACGGTGCGTTTGTGCTGGTGGATGCCACGGGGGTGCGCACACACATCCCCGTGGGCTCCGTGGCCTGTATTCTTCTGGAACCGGGCACGCGTGTCAGCCATGCTGCCGTTGTGCTTGCCGCACGTGCGGGCACACTCCTTGTCTGGACCGGCGAGGCCGGAGTGCGGTTATACGCCTCCGGCCAGCCGGGGGGAGCCAGGAGCGACAAGCTGCTTTATCAGGCCAAGCTGGCTCTGGATGAAACGGCCCGCCTTAAAGTGGTTAGGCGCATGTATGCCATGCGTTTTCAGGAACAGGCACCGGAAAAACGTAGCGTTGACCAACTGCGGGGGCTGGAGGGAGCACGGGTTCGCGCCCTGTATACACTCTTTGCCAAGCAATACCGGGTGCCTTGGAAAGGCCGGAAGTATGACCCCAAAGACTGGGACTCTGGCGATGTGCCCAACCGTTGTGTCAGTGCAGCCACGGCATGCCTGTATGGTGTGTGCGAGGCCGGAATCCTTGCTGCGGGATATGCCCCTGCAATTGGATTTCTGCATACCGGCAAACCGCAGAGCTTTGTGTATGACGTGGCTGACCTTTTCAAGTTTGAAACGGTGGTTCCGCTGGCGTTTCGCATTGCAGCGGAAAAGCCGGACAAACCGGATCAGGCAGTTCGGCTGGCCTGCCGCGATATGTTCAGAAAAACAAAACTGCTGCAACGCATCATCCCCACAATTGAAGAGGTGCTGGCAGCAGGCGAGATCACGCCTCCCAAAATTGAGGGAGTGGTTGCCCCCGCAATACTAGATGAGGAGGGAATTGGCGATGACGGTCATCGTGGTTGA
- the cas6e gene encoding type I-E CRISPR-associated protein Cas6/Cse3/CasE — translation MWISKLVLDPRHAARSGLYDTHRLLWNLFADRPDRKRDFLFREQDDPHTFLTVSHRQPHDAEGWWTTQIKPYAPKLQQGEGIAFSLRANAVVKRNIDGKQRRFDVMQDARIRLQERQPGIDASDLPVRAGLAQSAGMEWLLKRQQELGLSIDPGCVQVDGCRVERFIKRNPHAGRSHTISLGIMDMQGTAQVEDPQKLLRVLFQGVGPAKGFGCGLLLVRRL, via the coding sequence ATGTGGATAAGTAAACTTGTGCTTGATCCCCGGCATGCGGCCAGATCGGGCTTGTACGACACGCACAGGCTTCTCTGGAATCTGTTCGCCGACAGGCCGGACAGAAAGCGGGATTTCCTGTTCCGCGAGCAGGATGATCCCCACACATTCCTCACCGTTTCTCACCGCCAGCCGCATGACGCGGAAGGATGGTGGACAACGCAAATCAAGCCCTACGCCCCCAAGTTGCAGCAGGGAGAGGGCATTGCCTTTTCCCTGCGCGCCAACGCGGTGGTAAAACGCAATATAGATGGCAAGCAACGCCGATTTGACGTGATGCAGGATGCACGCATCCGCCTGCAGGAGCGGCAGCCGGGCATAGACGCTTCCGACCTTCCCGTCCGTGCCGGGCTTGCGCAGTCAGCCGGTATGGAATGGCTGCTGAAGCGTCAGCAGGAACTGGGCCTGAGCATCGATCCCGGCTGCGTGCAGGTGGACGGCTGCCGTGTGGAGCGGTTTATCAAGCGCAACCCGCACGCCGGTCGCTCCCACACTATCAGTCTGGGCATCATGGATATGCAGGGCACGGCGCAGGTAGAAGACCCGCAAAAGCTGTTGCGCGTGCTGTTCCAAGGCGTGGGGCCGGCTAAAGGCTTTGGCTGCGGTCTGCTGCTGGTGCGCAGGCTATGA
- the cas5e gene encoding type I-E CRISPR-associated protein Cas5/CasD — MAQYLTFQLYGPLQAYGTVAVGAIRPTATMPTRSAVIGLLAAALGIRRDEEARLAELHKAYGMAVREHSPGKVLLDYHTIQAPGTRGKRQLFCRRDELLLTEPNTILSRREYLMDALFTVCLWQRSDSAPHTLQQLAQALKTPHWTLWLGRKSCPPALPLAPQVGEHATPQAALAAYLVYEPVSATLRHSDPYRIHMDADELLESDGLPDAEGLPDLPADLGDLDDLADLGDLADAAGGMEMHRDMPLHHGRRQFAKRPVRVLLVSRVADSAHHAEMPADAEVSYVDK, encoded by the coding sequence ATGGCACAGTATCTGACCTTTCAACTCTACGGCCCTTTGCAGGCATACGGCACAGTGGCAGTGGGGGCAATACGCCCCACGGCCACCATGCCCACGCGCTCTGCCGTAATCGGGCTGCTGGCCGCCGCTCTGGGCATCAGACGGGACGAGGAAGCACGGCTGGCAGAATTGCATAAAGCGTATGGCATGGCCGTTCGGGAACACTCCCCCGGCAAGGTGCTGCTGGATTATCACACCATTCAGGCACCGGGAACCAGAGGTAAGCGCCAGCTCTTCTGCCGCCGGGATGAACTGCTGCTCACGGAGCCGAACACCATCCTCTCCCGCCGGGAATACCTTATGGATGCCCTGTTCACGGTCTGCCTGTGGCAACGGAGCGATTCGGCCCCGCATACGCTGCAGCAACTGGCGCAGGCGCTAAAAACCCCTCACTGGACGCTGTGGCTCGGGCGCAAATCGTGCCCGCCTGCCCTGCCGCTTGCCCCGCAGGTGGGTGAGCATGCAACCCCGCAGGCGGCGCTTGCCGCGTACCTCGTGTATGAACCTGTTTCTGCAACTCTTCGCCATTCCGACCCGTATCGCATACATATGGATGCAGATGAGCTGCTGGAATCGGATGGCCTGCCGGATGCAGAGGGCCTGCCAGACCTGCCTGCTGATCTGGGCGATCTGGATGATCTGGCTGATCTGGGCGATCTGGCTGACGCGGCAGGAGGCATGGAGATGCACCGCGACATGCCCCTGCACCACGGGCGCAGGCAGTTTGCAAAACGCCCTGTCCGTGTGCTGCTGGTTTCCCGCGTAGCAGACAGCGCACACCACGCTGAAATGCCTGCCGATGCGGAGGTATCTTATGTGGATAAGTAA
- the cas7e gene encoding type I-E CRISPR-associated protein Cas7/Cse4/CasC, which translates to MSKFIQLHVLTSYPASNLNRDDLGSPKRVVMGNTTRLRVSSQCLKRAWRTSDIFQNLGSEHMGVRTKEMGRHIFTALTKGCTLQDVLAGKAASGHAMLEEKEAVAIARTIAGVFGKNKSAYDPKKDVDTDDSRRKLLESLEIEQLAHFSQEEIAAISAQVEACRQNRKAPEEKQVNLLRTNIKAVDIAMFGRMLAAEKDYNMDAAVQVAHAMTVHAVTVADDFFTAVDDLNRDDSGAGHMGVSEFGAGVFYLYLCIDRDLLQQNLQDDAELTNRALTALLQAVAQVSPTGKQNSFGSHAYASYILAERGNEQPRNLSVAYLTGVNSKDDVLQDAITRLTDTRAHMNKAYGQKTECAELNILTGSGSLKDLAAFMVG; encoded by the coding sequence ATGAGCAAGTTCATACAGTTGCATGTGCTTACCAGCTACCCCGCTTCTAACCTGAACCGCGACGACCTCGGCAGCCCCAAACGGGTTGTCATGGGCAACACCACCCGTCTGCGCGTCTCTTCCCAATGCCTCAAGCGGGCGTGGCGCACGTCTGACATCTTCCAGAACCTCGGTTCGGAACATATGGGTGTTCGCACCAAGGAGATGGGACGGCATATATTCACTGCACTGACAAAAGGCTGCACCTTGCAGGATGTGCTGGCAGGAAAAGCCGCAAGCGGCCACGCCATGCTGGAGGAAAAGGAAGCCGTTGCCATTGCCCGCACCATTGCCGGTGTGTTCGGCAAGAACAAGTCTGCATACGACCCCAAAAAGGACGTCGATACCGATGACTCACGCAGAAAGCTTCTGGAATCTCTGGAGATAGAGCAGCTCGCCCATTTTTCACAGGAAGAAATAGCCGCCATTTCCGCGCAGGTGGAAGCCTGCCGCCAAAACCGCAAGGCACCGGAAGAAAAACAGGTAAACTTGTTGCGCACCAACATAAAGGCGGTCGATATCGCCATGTTCGGGCGCATGCTGGCGGCTGAAAAGGATTACAATATGGATGCGGCTGTGCAGGTGGCCCATGCCATGACCGTGCATGCCGTGACCGTGGCAGACGACTTTTTCACGGCGGTGGACGACCTGAACCGCGACGACAGCGGCGCGGGCCACATGGGAGTATCGGAGTTCGGCGCGGGCGTCTTCTACCTGTACCTGTGCATAGACCGTGACCTGCTGCAGCAGAACCTGCAGGACGATGCGGAACTGACCAACCGGGCACTCACCGCCCTGCTGCAGGCCGTGGCGCAGGTAAGCCCCACGGGCAAGCAGAACAGCTTCGGTTCCCACGCCTATGCCTCATACATTCTGGCGGAACGCGGCAACGAGCAGCCCCGCAACCTTTCCGTGGCCTATCTGACCGGTGTAAACTCCAAGGATGATGTCCTGCAGGATGCCATTACGCGCCTGACAGACACCCGTGCACACATGAACAAGGCATACGGCCAGAAAACGGAGTGCGCAGAACTGAACATTCTCACCGGCAGCGGCAGCCTTAAGGACCTTGCGGCGTTTATGGTGGGATAA
- the casB gene encoding type I-E CRISPR-associated protein Cse2/CasB, translating into MSAFGAFLKNDTFKGFLHTWWEGLKQNRGMRAELRRARSPLDVLVSRAYQRNFLPGLLRESGIRLVEDEMESLALPVGILAHVCKLDKRTIPEALAAMQAEKPGTGGRSMVDLRMQRLLAITDRDELYTACIRLVRFMDDTVNLTSLTESGFWWTEDTRKRWALAYYVAPEQRPAKGDKK; encoded by the coding sequence GTGAGTGCATTCGGAGCATTTCTTAAAAACGACACGTTCAAAGGCTTTCTGCACACATGGTGGGAAGGGCTTAAGCAGAACCGGGGCATGCGGGCGGAGCTACGCCGGGCCCGCAGTCCGCTTGATGTGCTCGTTTCGCGCGCATACCAGCGCAATTTTCTGCCCGGCCTGCTGCGAGAAAGCGGCATTCGTCTTGTGGAAGATGAAATGGAAAGCTTGGCTCTGCCTGTGGGCATACTGGCACATGTGTGCAAACTGGATAAGCGCACCATCCCGGAAGCACTGGCCGCCATGCAGGCGGAAAAGCCCGGAACGGGCGGCAGAAGCATGGTTGATCTGCGCATGCAACGGCTGCTGGCCATTACTGACCGGGATGAACTGTACACCGCATGTATCCGGTTGGTGCGCTTTATGGATGATACGGTCAATCTGACCAGCCTGACGGAAAGCGGCTTCTGGTGGACGGAAGATACCCGCAAACGTTGGGCCCTTGCCTATTACGTTGCCCCTGAACAACGCCCCGCAAAAGGAGATAAGAAATGA